In Acidisarcina polymorpha, the DNA window GTCCGCTGCAGCGAGGACCCACTTCCATCAGGGACACCCGATCGGTTTCGGGGAGGCGGTAGCAGTATACGATTCACTGGCTCAAAGCCCGTTCGTTAGTCTTTATGCGACAGCGTCTCAGCATGAAGACCTCGCGGAACTCGTCGCTTGGCGCGAGCTTATGAGCCAACATGGCGGAAACCTCAGCATCGAAGTCACTGACTCTCAGGGAAAAACTATAAGGCATTGGGAGCCACTAACTTTCCCTGGCGTCGAAAAGCGTTTTGCGGAGGTGGACAAACTTCTTGCGACGAAACAATACTGTGGCACTTCTTCTTGAAACGAGAGCTGCTGCGAACAGACGACATCGTCCAACCGTAAATAAAGCATCGCCAAGTCCGCGCACCTGCTCTCCACGGAGGCCGTGTAAGTACAGCTATTATGGATCCGTCGATTTTGCGATCCCGCAACTCATATAGCTGCAGACCAGACAAGCGCTTGTCGAACAGTTCTACTCCTTGAGAGACGACAGGGTGATGACGGCTGCTTCGTGAACCCCTAAGCATCTTCATCCCTTGGCAATATGAATCTCGTTATCTCGATCCAACCGACGCGCTTCCTTACCTTGGCTCAGCTCCGGCCTCAGCTCTTTTCTGCTGAGCCCTGGCTGCGGTCTCCATACGTACATACAAGGTTTCCAAGCGTTGCAATATGGGAAAATACAGTTCCGATCCGAAGCGAAGGACGGCCAAGAGAAAGGTTTACAGTTGATCAAAACAGATGTGCTTGTGGTTGGGTGCGGGCCTGCTGGACTAACGGCTGCAATTGCATTAGCTAAACAAGGGATTCGGGTTCTTGCAATTACCAAGCATCCACAACTCGCACCGACTCCTCGGGCGCATGTAACGAATCAAAGGACTTTTGAGATTTTTCGTGATCTCGGCATAGAAGATGAGGCGCGAAAATTGCAACCGGATACGACCGTATGCCGCAGGCAATATTTATGCGGACTCTCGTCGGGGTTGAAATAGGACGTATCTGGGGTCTTGGCCAAGAGGCTGCTGCCAAGCCGGGCAGCCCGTGCTCGCTTGCTGACCTACCTCAGAACCTGCTTGAGCCTGTCTTACTTCAAGCAGCATTGCGCTTTGGAGCAAATGTACGTTTCAGCACTGAGCTGACATCCTTTGAACAGGACGATCAGCAGGTTATAGCGAAGATCGTGGACCGGCTTTCCGGAGACACGTACACCATCGCTGCGAGCTACATGGTCGGTGCAGATGGTGGGAATAGCCGAGTGGCTAAGCTGTTGAATCTCCCCCTTGAGGGCGCGGGTGAACTGGCGGGAGTCTCAACATTCTCTTCGATTGCGATCTGACAGAATATGTGGCTGAACGGCCGGGGCCGTTGTTTTACCTTGTGAGAACGGCTGAAGATGATGATGGCATCGGCGTTGGCGTGTTGCGATGCATCAAGCCATGGACGAGATGGTTGCTCATCAAGGGT includes these proteins:
- a CDS encoding FAD-dependent monooxygenase — encoded protein: MIKTDVLVVGCGPAGLTAAIALAKQGIRVLAITKHPQLAPTPRAHVTNQRTFEIFRDLGIEDEARKLQPDTTVCRRQYLCGLSSGLK
- a CDS encoding FAD-dependent monooxygenase — encoded protein: MRTLVGVEIGRIWGLGQEAAAKPGSPCSLADLPQNLLEPVLLQAALRFGANVRFSTELTSFEQDDQQVIAKIVDRLSGDTYTIAASYMVGADGGNSRVAKLLNLPLEGAGELAGVSTFSSIAI